The DNA window AATGAGAGTTGCATTTCCTCGTCATAGAGACTCATTCGTTTCTAGTAGTGTACATGGATTCACATATTCTACACATTCATACCTCTCTAGCTCTTACTTATTCCAACGCACCACTCTATTTAAGCGTAGTTGAGCCATGTCCCTATTTCGGCGCTGACAAATCCGTTGTTAATCCAAACGAGACGGGGCAAAAGTACATCTCTCATCCCTAAATCCCTCAATCTCCCTTCCAGCACCATCGCAGACATCAAAAATGACAAACTTCAACATCCAAATCATCTCCGACACCGTGTGTCCCGTAAGCTTGTTTCCTCCCTCTATATCAAGATCCCAGGGACATACATCCCCACCTCCGGCACAATGACATCAGCACTATGCAAGATGGATAATTAATGAAATGCAGTGGTGCTATGTCGGCTACCGACGCCTCTCGCGCGCCATAACAGCCCACAAAACCAGCTATCCAGCTGATACGTTCAGTCTCACCTGGCGGGCATTCTACCTCAACCCGGCCTCGCCGGGGTTTCCGGGCGTGGATAAGCAAGAGGTGTACAAGCTGAAGTTCGGTGCGTCCCGCGCAGAAATGCTGCACCAGCGCCTAGCTTCTGTGGGCGAGGCAGATGGCATCTCGTTTAAATTTGGCGGGAAGACGGGCGCGACGAGGGACTCGCATCGCCTGCTGTGGTATGCGCATCAGCAGGAACAACAGCAAGAGAAAACCGCTGCGCCTACGACCGGTGCTCCCGGCGGATTGCAGACTCGCGTCGTGGAGAATCTTTTCCGGGCTTATTTTGAGGAGGAGTTGAATATTACGGATCCCGCAGTGCTGCTTGATGCTGCTGTGAAGGCGGGATTGGGTCGGGatgaggtggaggaggtgcttAGGGAGGATGTTGGTGGGCAGGAGGTTGATCGGGAGGCGAAGAGTGCGTCCCAGCAGCTTGTTAGTGGAGTGCCGTATTTCTCGATCCAGGGGAAGTATACCATTGAGGGCGCGGATGAGCCGGAGAGCTTTTTGGAGGCGTTTGAGCGAGTCAAGCAGGATGAATAGTTAGTTACGTCGTCACGTTTACTTATTTCAGAATCTACTTGTTGCAGATTAAAAACGGTTCATATCCATTGCGAGTAATAATGATCATAGAAGCAAAATCACAGAGCAAGCAAGGCCCGCCGTCATTCGATCTGCTCAATGTACGTGGTTGGTGGAGCATGGTTGGGTGAACGCCAAAGAATCATGCAAAGACAGCGAGCATCATCAGGTGGggaaagcaaaaacaaaaacaaaaatgaACGCCCCTTATGCACCACGCATCCACGAAAGAAGTAGCGAAAAAGATTCAGCATGGTAATACACAACAATTGTAGATGGGGGCAGAGATACAATCCCCACGAACACCGGGGAGAAAGAACGAAGCAATCGCCAAAGAGTCATAGCATGTCGTCAGGTGTGACACTCTGTCCAACTACGAGGCCGGACGAGCGCTGACCTGGTGCATTTCGTAGTCCGGAAGGTAGTCGAACCAGTCGCTGTCAGGGTTGTAGCGGTATGCCTTGAACTCCACTCCGTACGGCTTGGGCTCCAGCATGTAGACCATACCCAAGGGGACGTCGAGGTCCGCAACCTCTTCCCGCTTCAGGCCACGGAAGTATGCCAGGAGCACGCGGCAGATCGATCGATGGCTAACCAAAAGGACATGGTCGGTGGtgcgctcgatctcgacgatcACCGTACGCAGCCGATTGATGATGTCCAGGTATCCCTCGCCACCAGGTCCGGGGTACCGGTAATAGAGCTTGTCCCGTTTGCGATGCGCATATTCCTCCGGATACTGATGTCGAATCTCGTCGTATGTCATGCCCTCCATCCTTCCGGCGTGAATGTCATCCAGCATTCTCATCTCCTTGATGTCATAGTCGTCTTCGTTGAAAAACTCCACCGTCTGAACAGAACGCTGCATCATGGACGACCACACACAGAAATTGCGCGGCCGGTCTCGCGGGATGTAGGACGGGTTGGGCGGAGTGCTGTCGCCAGGTCGCGGAGGGAAATGTTTCAGCAGATTCTTCTGTTGTTGGTACATCTCCCACTGGCTCCGTTGATGGTCAATGAAGCGACTCAAAGCCTTGCCGTACCGCCGACCATTGCCGCTAAGATCGGCATCCCCACCAATACGACccgcctcgtcgtccgtACTCTCGCCATGCCGTGTGATCCAAATCTGACGAGGAGAGAGGTTGAAGTTCAGCAGGTAATAAACGACCTGTGAGGAAAGGAAGCCATGGGTCTGGTGGGAAACGATCTTGCGGCCGACATCAATCATCTGGATATAGGCCATATCGTGCTGCTCCTCGTATTCACCCAGAGGAACATAGGAGTTTTCGTAGAGAGCCACCCGCTTTTTGAAATCCTCCAATGCCTGGGACGGATCCTTGCCCTTGTAGTCCGGTCCGGAGAGCTTCAGGCGCATGTTGGCCTCCAGCAGGCCTTCGTCCACACATCTGCTTTCTAGGAACAGGATGCCCAGTTCAGGACCCGCAAGTGCGCGAATGTGATCAACGATGGCCTTACGGCGCTCCATGGTGCTGTTGGTCGCATCCAGGATGCCAACGCTGCCGCCCTGCTCCAGAATGTACTCGAGCAGCTCATCGAGAGTGTCCAGCGCGACCTGCTCTCTCAGCTTCACGGCACGCTCGTTCTGTGGGTCAAAAAAGCTGGCGGACTGATCCATGTATTGGTCCATGGGTTCCGGAGACGATTCCTTCACAGCCTTGTCATTCGGCATGACGATGCTTCCATGCTCAGAAATAGAACCGGGCTCTTTGTCATTGACAAGGATCTTGGTTGGAACCACGGGAGGCGGCAGCGTCGCTTCATTCTCGGGCAGCGGGGGGTCCGAGTTCACACTGACGCTCAAGCGCCGCACGGAGTCGACCAGGTCCTTGTGGATGGCATTGGGGCTCTTGTCTATGTCAATGTTCAGCCTGGCAGGCGAGGGAGACTTGCCGGCCGCAACACGGCGGCGCTCCCCAACGTTGAAGATTTCGGTGTCATGCTGAAGCCAGTTCAGGTACCGGGCCAGCTTCTTGGTGATGTAGCTTTTGCCTCGGGCCGGCAAACCGACCATGACAATGACCAGTTTCGAACCGACATCGCGCTGAGCAATCCGGCCATCGGGAGAGACCTTGGATTTGGTCAGGCCGGGGATATCAAGAGTGGTCGCTCGCACGCGACTGGGAGTGCCAGGCTGAGTCCGGCCCAATCTGCCAACAGAAACAAGTTAGATCAAGCTAGGGTCTGGAGCACAAGTAGTCACACGAGGCAGAAAGTGGCTTGGGGATCTACCTCGGGCGGACAAGGCAAGACCTTGCTTGACCCGAGGCCCAGCCCAGTACCCTGTCGATCCACACAGCCCCTGATAGGCTCAGAGGAAATGACAGAGTCTATAAAAGCGACGGTCTGGAACAAATAATAAATGATTGAACAGGACTTACATCTGTGGAGACGGCGGTGCGGTAGAAACCGGAGTGTCACTCAGGGCGGTTCCGACTCCGCCCTTGGTCGCAAGCTGTGTTTTGTGGACATCGGAAGGCAAGTCATTCCCTAGCGCTCGCCCGACAACAGTCTTGGTTGGAGGCATCAGTGTTGTTCTATCCTTTCCCGAGCTAGGCCCATTGGAGCTGGCATCGTAGGGTCGCTGGTTATTATTACTCCTCTGGTCAGGATCAGAGGTGGTCGACGTCATGGCCGACCGCGCGATGCTGGAATGCTGCGCCATTCCCCAGCAGGGGTGTGATTGGTTTAAGAATCAGAGTGTTTGAAGCaaaagaaggagatggatgagagACAGAATCAAGGGGTGATGATCCAGACAAAGGAGGACAGTCTTTCCTGCTCAAAGACAAAGGGGAGGTGGGAGCAAAACGAGGAAAAGTCGTGGGAGTGCGGATGACTCAACCACCCACCTCAATGAAAGGGTGACAACAACTCGGGTTTAGTAGTGAATAATAACCCTTGGTTGCGAGTAGTATTGAAGAGTAGGAGATCTTGAACCCCTATTCACAGATGAAGTCACCAATTCGCACTCCTCTAGGTGAAGTTGAgggggagggaaaaaaaaaaaaaaaaaaaagaaagctATGCTCGAGACCGGTATGGTAGGCAATAAAGAAAGCATTGCATGATAGTTATTATATACCCTGTCTAAGACCACTAGGTCTTGCACATCCCATCAAATTGCATCCATCTACAGCTAAGAATGTGTGCGTGTCTAGCATGGATGGCCAAGAGCAGACAGAGAAAGCCAAAGAGAATATCTCAACAATATCCAGCAAGCTTCCAGGTTGCTCCCCGTCTGGGCAAAGAGTGAGATATCAATGCCAATACTATGTGCATTGGACCAGGCCATGATCCGGGCTGGTCCGGGCCCAGGTGCTGGGTCTCACGGGTGGAAAAGCAATTGTTGGGATGCCTTGTGCGATGGGTATTCCATGGCGTACTCGGCAGCTTCTGTACTGATCTCGGCTCGGCTGCAGGTTTCCGCTAGCTCAACATAACCTTGGAGAGAGGTAGACCACAACAGTGCTGTCGCACGTCTCGCACTGGAACTTGAGATGGCCAATGATTGAGATCATTCATATGTCATCTATTGCTCCATTGCCTGCTAAGAGCCGAAGGAGCAGTCGCAAGCTTCACACTCGATGCTAGAGTGATCCCGGGCATTAACATGGTGGTCTTCGGCCCATGGAATTTTCCATGATCCACGCCATTTAGCCGTAaagcagaagatgagcatTTTCTGCTCTCCGAGGCATCAACTTCCCGGGCCCGTAAGTGGCCAAAGGACGTGTGAGGGTCGTTATGGCCACAGCAGCATCTCGTTGATCGACTGAGTCAATGACTCCAAGAGTACATCGTATTGCAAGTGCCACGAAGATCAACATCACTTCCCCAAGTTGACCGTCAGGCCAATCAAACACACATATGCAGCGATACTGAGGGCGGTTAAAACCAACACGGCATTGCCACTGGTCCGGAATTTATGGCGATGAATCCCATCGTCGCCCAGCTCAGAGAAAAACTGCCGGTTTCCTTGCGAGCGACggaagaggccgatgatCAGGACGCCCGTGCCGTAGATGGCGAACAAGGCACCGATGCTGTAGAACTCGGCCGTGAAGATTTTGAGAACGACGAGGGCAAAAGAAAATTGAGAGAGGGCTGTGCGGACGTAGGCGCCTTCAAAGGTGCGCTGAGCGGCGCGCACTTCGACCATCTCGTCCGAGGTCAGCACTGCCGACCGGGCGCGGTGCATTCGAAGGTGATAGCGGTCTGCCGCACGTCGCTGGAGGATGTTAGATTCGGCGACACAGAAAGATAGGAGACCTCCTACCTCGAACATGGCTGCGGTTTAGTTGTTGATGTGGGTTGAATTATTAGGGTGTTGTtgtcgaggtggaagaagtcggGGAGGGAAAAGGGCCAGGGCTCACGTGGACGAACGGGTGTTGCACCACGAGTGAATTGAtcattcctcttccatcacCTGCTCAATActcttcattctcatcctcctccgatTTCTAGATACTTTGGTTCTCAATAATAGTTCGTGTTATCTGCAACTACACCCGACATGATATCTCCACCAATGACACCCGACCCTCATCCCGGCTATCGAACTTGCCTAACCCGGCGTTTCAGTCGCCGCCCTTCCCCACACCCCCATTCCCCAATGATGTCGGACAAGAGGCCGACAAACTTCGGTCTAATCTCGACCGAGTTTTCCAactcttctcttttctcaACCCTCCGTGTCAGCAGTCGTAAGAATCGGCTGTCTCTGCGCCCTTGTCCCGGATTGTTCTCAGTGTTTCGCAGTGGGTGACAATGCCGAAAGTATTCGATGCGGCCGAAGGTACCGTTCCCACCGGTGGACTGGAGTAGATCTCGTTTGAGTTTTCTCTGACTCAACCCCATAGTCGCCAAACATAATACCCCCGAAAGTTGCTGGGTGATTCTCTATGGCAAGGTCTACGACGTACGATGTCCTCCTTCAATACATACGGTTTTCTCAGAGCGAAACTGACCCAGACACTAGGTGACCGACTTCATTGACAGCCATCCCGGGGGCAAGAAGGTTATCTTGAAGCTAGCAGGCAAAGATGCCACCGAAGAATATGACCCGATTCATCCTCCCGgcatcctggaagatgagctCAAACCGGAGCAGTGTATAGGCACTGTGAACCCGGCTACAGTGCCCAAGAACGAAGCGCCAGTCGCGCCGCAGAAGCCCACCCGAGGACCGCCACCAATGGAGCAACTTCTCAATCTGGACGAGATTGAAAAGGTGGCCACCGAGCAGATCAACAAACGAGCGTGGGCATATTACTTCTCCGCAGCCGACGACAAGATCAGCAAGGAGTTCAACCGCGAAGTATACCGATCCATCATTCTGCGGCCAAGGGTCTTCGTTGACTGTGCCCGATGCGACTTGGACACTACGGTCTTGGGGCACAAGTTGGGACTTCCCATCTATGTGTCTCCCGCGGCTATGGCCCGTTTGGGCCACCCTGCAGGCGAGGCAGGCATTGCAGAAGCATGCCGCAGCTTTGGGGCCTTGCAAATAATATCAAACAACGCATCCATGACCCCAGAACAAATTGTCAAGGATGCGGCTCCGGATCAAGTCTTTGGTTGGCAAATCTATGTCAATATGGATCACAAGAAGAGTGAGGTAATGCTGGCACGCATCAACAAGCTCAAAGCGATTAAGTTCATTGTTCTCACCCTCGATGCTCCCGTTCCCGGAAAacgagaagacgacgaaCGAAGCGGTTTTGAATTGGCGCCACCGACTCCCACGACGACACAGGACACGGAAGATGTTTCTAAAACAACCGGTGGAGTCGGTCAGCAGCTGTTCGCTGGCACCGATCCATCTCTGACGTGGAAGGATACTCTGCCATGGCTTGCCAAGCACACCGATCGGCCTATTGTCCTGAAGGGTCTGCAGACGCACGAGGACGCATACATTGCATCTCTTCATACTCCCCAGGTCAAGGGTATCATCCTTTCCAACCATGGCGGACGGGCCATGGACACGGCCCCGCCAGCCGTTCATACTCTGCTGGAAATCCGGAAATACTGCCCGGAAGTTTTCGACAAACTTGAAGTCTACGTGGACGGAGGCATTCGGCGCGGCACAGATGTGATCAAGGCTCTCTGCCTGGGTGCCAAAGCTGTGGGCATTGGACGGCCTGCTCTCTGGGGCCTCGGAGCAGGGGGAGTAAACGGTGTGCGTCGGACTTTGCAGAGTACGTAGGACCTTTGGCTGTTTTAGATGCACTGTACTGACTCTTTTCGATAGTTCTGGCCGATGAAAGCAAGACCGCTATGCGGCTGCTCGGGGTGGAGAGTGTGGATAAACTCGGACCCCAGCACGTATGTACTCGAGATATAAATGATCTAACAAGAAATATACTAACTGCTACAGATCAATACCCGCATCACTGAGCAGCAGATCTACGACGGACCTTCGGGCCTTGAGCCCTTGCGAAGTGTCTTCCGGGCGAGGCTTTAGATGGTAGACGAAACGTAGACAGTCAGTGCCGAGTGTGTATAAGCCCTGCATTTCTTATGACAATAGCATGCCACAtattattgttattattcTTGTCCACTGGAAAGATGCCTTCTTCGTTTGCGTTCCAAAGGATTATAATCAATTGTGAAACTATGCGCGGAAAAAGAACTCGAAAGCCAAGCCTAAACCTAAATTCAGGTACACATACAGCAGATTTCAATTCAATGCAATCGTATCTACTGAGACAGCAATACTCAATAAATGTATCGAAATCTGAGGTTTTCCCGATCTGTTAGATCTTCGAATCCTTCGAAATTCGTCTCTTCCTGTAGGTCCGTCCCCTCTGCTCCGGAGAGCTGGTCTTTTTGGGTATTTTGTCTTTTGAGGTAAAACCGCAAAAATAAGAGTGTGCACACCAAAAGAGTGTAGCAAGCGATATGAATACTGAAAGCTGTGAAGTACCGAGGTGCGTCTTTCTCCAAGAATATTTGCGGACCTGTTTCGCGGGAAGTATTAGTCTAGGCATCAAACATTTGGAGGGAAAAAAGCTATGATTGTCATGGGGACGGAGGCCTTACCAATTGCATTACCGACAGCCCACGAAATGAAATTGGCAGCGATAACAGTTGACTTTTTTGTCTGACCCGCGATATTTCGGGAAATCATAGATAGCGCAAGAGTCTGTGCTGCCCAGAAGGAGAGTGTGATATAATAACTGATGAGCAGACCAACTTTTGTTGCAAGCGTAGTGTTCTGAACTGTCATGAGAACAATGGTACCGACAAAAGATCTGTAAATAAAATTAACTTTTCAGAATTGAACCACGACTTCCCAGACAACCACGTACGGAATGCAATAAGCTGTCATGATGATAAGATTCTGGCCAGTTTTTTTAACAAGCCACGTGGAGGTAAGCAAGACGGTCACAATATAAGCGCCCAGAACCATTGACAATAGTTGCGTTTGTAACAGGGTAAAGTTGAAACCctcaatgatgatgttggCAAAAGTACCAAGACCGCTGGTAGGCAATGTGGTGAAAAGTTGGATAAGACAATGGCACCAGAGCTGGGGGTCTCGGAGTGCCTCGACGACTTGATATTTGCGAAATGTCTTATTCTGGATGCCTGTGCGATTCTCTCGCAACCGCTCAACCATTAGCCTTTTATCCTCCTCAGAGAAGCACTTGGCCTCCATTGGAGAATCCGGCATATAGAAGATGACAAAAATTCCAAACAGGACCGAAAAGCACCCGTAGGTAATGAATATGGCTTGCCATGATTTGATAACTTTGTCGGTTCCAATCAAACTAAACAGATATCCAAGAAGGCCTCCAATCATTTGCTGAAATCCGTTCATCATGTACCTGGAGCATCATTGGAATTAGTGACTGTAGTGGCGGATATCTCCAATTTGCATACCAAAAGGTAACGGTCTCTACCTGTTCAGACCGCTTGTACCACATGCCGGACAGACGAACAAAAGTTGGCTGAGCACATGCCTCAAAGATTCCAAGTAAGATTCGAACAGTCAGGAGGCTTCTGAAGTTTGTAGCGGTTGCATGAAGCGCAAGAATAGATCCCCAAATAATGATATTGAGACCTAGATATTTCGCAAGTGGTACGCGTTGAATAATCCAGTTTGTGGGATATTCAACAACAAGGATAGATATATAAACACTTGTTGACAGCCATGCGTACTAAAAGGTTGTTAGCATGTCTCGGACAAAAGCCTTATGGGTAGCCAAAGTGTACCTGACTATTATCAATTTTGAGATCAGTGAGCAAGCCCATAATTGATGTAAATGAAAGCGATCCTTTGTCGAGGGCTTGCACGAGATATGTGAAGACCATGATCACAAGAACTCGGCGGTCTATCATGTGGCGCAGTCGACGGCTTGTTTGGTCGTCAACCTCGACCCTTCCCATCGCGGCATACTTTTGTACTGCATCATCCACGCGATCTCCAACTTGTGCCGATTTGAGATCTTCGATATCTGTGGTATTTATTTGCTCGATGTGAGCAGAGTCAATTGCCGCAGTATCTTGGACAGCGGAGCTGGTTTTGGGGGACATCTTCATGTAATTTGAGAATGAGGAAGTTTGGAAACAGACGAGTagtggtgttggtgttgtaACAGCTTGTCTTGGATGTTTATCAACATATCTAAATAATAGCATAAACGGGCTAATAGTTCGGCTATCCTACTCGAGCTCTAATCCGCATTTGTTAAACCCCGCATTTTGCTCCACCTCCAGACTCGCCCGTCAAGCTTGAGCTTTCTGCCAAGACGGGGAAATATTTGACCTAAAAGAGAGCACGTATGTACAAATTTGTCCAGCCGAGGAAAGGATCTGTGACTCAGGCGCCGTCGGTATAACTTTGCCCGAGGCCATTCCGTCCATTTAGACCATATCAGTCCAGGGTACACAAGACTTGCACTTCGAGCTGATTCGTTAAAGAAGCAAGTTCTAAGAAAGACAACATTCGCAATTTTTATCTCTGTTTCATTCTACTCTTTCTCGTCAAGACGCGCCAGCATCCGCCATGTCCGCAGACGCAAAACAAGAAACCAACCTCCCTGGAGCATTGGACATTCATGAATCCATCCGGAGCCTCATAAACAATTTGGTCAATATCAAGGACGAAACGGGAAAATTTCTGCTTCATCTCTCCGATGGTCGAGTCATTGATACCAAGTCATGGGCCGGCTGGGAATGGACCCACGGCATCGGACTCTATGGCATCTGGAAGTACTATGAACTTACTGGTGACCACTCGCTGTTGAAAATCATAGAAGACTGGTTTGCTGCCCGTTTTGCGGAAGGAGGTACCACCaagaacatcaacaccatggcGGTGTTCTTGACGCTGGCCTATGTGTATGAGAAGACTGGTAATCCAATCTACCTACCGTGGCTAGATACATGGGCCGAGTGGGCTTTTCATGACCTGCCTCGGACGTGCTACGGTGGAATGCAGCACAAAACATACGCTATGGAGCACAAACAGCAACTTTGGGACGACACTCTTATGATGACAGTTCTACCGCTGGTCAAAATTGGCAAACTGCTCGGGCGCGAACATTATATCATTGAGGCCAAAAAGCAGCTCTTGATCCACATCAAGTATCTCTGTGAAACACGAAGTGGTCTCTTTTACCATGGGTGGACTTTTGAGGATGGTGGTCACAATTTCGCCGGTGCGCTCTGGGCAAGGGGAAACAGCTGGGTTACAATCGTGATTCCTGAAATCATTGAGCTCATGGAGCTTGCCCCGACTGATCCGCTTCGCGGGTACCTGGAGGATACGCTTGATGCTCAATGCAGTTCTTTACAGCGACTGCAAGAGTCTACTGGGTACTGGAGAACCCTGTTGGACCAAAAGGATGATGGCTCTTATGTTGAGGCATCGGCAACTGCAGGCTTTGCATCTGGGATTTTGAAAGCAGTTAGAAAGAGATATATTGGAGGACAATATCGAGCAATGGCCGAAAAAGCGATATCCGCTGTTCTTGCCTCGATTGATGAGAACGGGGAGCTGCAGAACACGAGCTTTGGAACTGGCATGGGTGACACTTTAGATCATTATCGAAAGATTGCTGTGACATCCATGCCTTATGGTCaagccatggcgatgatggcgcTGGGGGAGTTTTTGCGAACGTACATTTGAGATAGATGCGGAAGGATATTGGGTGTATGTATATTCTTTTATATAAATTCGTGGAATGGCCTTCGCTGTCAATGTCTTTTTGGATGATGTTCCTATTAATATATTAACTGGTCTAATCATATTCTCAAATAAGTCGTGTGCCTATACATCCATAGTAGGATGGTGATAGATATTATTCAGGTTTTACTCATACAAATTTGTATGAAGACATCGAATCTATCGACGTAGGCTCAGTTAACACGGTAGCATTTCTTGAATAGGTTCAAAGCAGAACAGATttcccaaaaaaaaatttctACTCCCATCCCCTGTATCTACAATAAGTGGCAATTTTGATGCTAACGTGAACGGTGTTGGCAACCTTACGACCGGAGACAGAAATTCCCTCAACTCCGTCTGGCCGCGCAGATACACGACCTCATCTTTTAGCCGTTCATTCAGGTCTTCGCTACTTTTACATCACTCGGATACAGTTTCTCCGGCTTGATTGAGCTCCTTACAACTATGTGCTAATTGCTTTCATTGAATggagaaagcaaaagaaaacGCTTTTGGCCCCCATGCATATTCCAAAGAGCCATCACTCTTTTCGCTACTGGTTGGAATAATTTTTACGATTTCCACGAATAATGACTGGGCTTGCCGATCCGCTGAATTCACAACGGAGCCCCATCGCTTGTCGCCTACGCCTCCCAATCACGCCGTAAAGAATGTCCTAGCGGTCCTAGATAATATCGCTATGAGATAGAGCCGTCTGCATCGGGATAGCTTTACCCGAGCTCTTTCCCGAACCTCGTGATACCTTTTACCCCAGGAATGACTTTTTAGCACGCGGGGTAGAAGCCGAATATCGCGACCAAAATCAACGTTTCAAGAGACTTtttgaaaaaagaaaagaagga is part of the Penicillium psychrofluorescens genome assembly, chromosome: 4 genome and encodes:
- a CDS encoding uncharacterized protein (ID:PFLUO_006583-T1.cds;~source:funannotate) produces the protein MTNFNIQIISDTVCPWCYVGYRRLSRAITAHKTSYPADTFSLTWRAFYLNPASPGFPGVDKQEVYKLKFGASRAEMLHQRLASVGEADGISFKFGGKTGATRDSHRLLWYAHQQEQQQEKTAAPTTGAPGGLQTRVVENLFRAYFEEELNITDPAVLLDAAVKAGLGRDEVEEVLREDVGGQEVDREAKSASQQLVSGVPYFSIQGKYTIEGADEPESFLEAFERVKQDE
- a CDS encoding uncharacterized protein (ID:PFLUO_006586-T1.cds;~source:funannotate), yielding MPKVFDAAEVAKHNTPESCWVILYGKVYDVTDFIDSHPGGKKVILKLAGKDATEEYDPIHPPGILEDELKPEQCIGTVNPATVPKNEAPVAPQKPTRGPPPMEQLLNLDEIEKVATEQINKRAWAYYFSAADDKISKEFNREVYRSIILRPRVFVDCARCDLDTTVLGHKLGLPIYVSPAAMARLGHPAGEAGIAEACRSFGALQIISNNASMTPEQIVKDAAPDQVFGWQIYVNMDHKKSEVMLARINKLKAIKFIVLTLDAPVPGKREDDERSGFELAPPTPTTTQDTEDVSKTTGGVGQQLFAGTDPSLTWKDTLPWLAKHTDRPIVLKGLQTHEDAYIASLHTPQVKGIILSNHGGRAMDTAPPAVHTLLEIRKYCPEVFDKLEVYVDGGIRRGTDVIKALCLGAKAVGIGRPALWGLGAGGVNGVRRTLQILADESKTAMRLLGVESVDKLGPQHINTRITEQQIYDGPSGLEPLRSVFRARL
- a CDS encoding uncharacterized protein (ID:PFLUO_006584-T1.cds;~source:funannotate); amino-acid sequence: MTSTTSDPDQRSNNNQRPYDASSNGPSSGKDRTTLMPPTKTVVGRALGNDLPSDVHKTQLATKGGVGTALSDTPVSTAPPSPQILGRTQPGTPSRVRATTLDIPGLTKSKVSPDGRIAQRDVGSKLVIVMVGLPARGKSYITKKLARYLNWLQHDTEIFNVGERRRVAAGKSPSPARLNIDIDKSPNAIHKDLVDSVRRLSVSVNSDPPLPENEATLPPPVVPTKILVNDKEPGSISEHGSIVMPNDKAVKESSPEPMDQYMDQSASFFDPQNERAVKLREQVALDTLDELLEYILEQGGSVGILDATNSTMERRKAIVDHIRALAGPELGILFLESRCVDEGLLEANMRLKLSGPDYKGKDPSQALEDFKKRVALYENSYVPLGEYEEQHDMAYIQMIDVGRKIVSHQTHGFLSSQVVYYLLNFNLSPRQIWITRHGESTDDEAGRIGGDADLSGNGRRYGKALSRFIDHQRSQWEMYQQQKNLLKHFPPRPGDSTPPNPSYIPRDRPRNFCVWSSMMQRSVQTVEFFNEDDYDIKEMRMLDDIHAGRMEGMTYDEIRHQYPEEYAHRKRDKLYYRYPGPGGEGYLDIINRLRTVIVEIERTTDHVLLVSHRSICRVLLAYFRGLKREEVADLDVPLGMVYMLEPKPYGVEFKAYRYNPDSDWFDYLPDYEMHQVSARPAS
- a CDS encoding uncharacterized protein (ID:PFLUO_006587-T1.cds;~source:funannotate), which produces MSADAKQETNLPGALDIHESIRSLINNLVNIKDETGKFLLHLSDGRVIDTKSWAGWEWTHGIGLYGIWKYYELTGDHSLLKIIEDWFAARFAEGGTTKNINTMAVFLTLAYVYEKTGNPIYLPWLDTWAEWAFHDLPRTCYGGMQHKTYAMEHKQQLWDDTLMMTVLPLVKIGKLLGREHYIIEAKKQLLIHIKYLCETRSGLFYHGWTFEDGGHNFAGALWARGNSWVTIVIPEIIELMELAPTDPLRGYLEDTLDAQCSSLQRLQESTGYWRTLLDQKDDGSYVEASATAGFASGILKAVRKRYIGGQYRAMAEKAISAVLASIDENGELQNTSFGTGMGDTLDHYRKIAVTSMPYGQAMAMMALGEFLRTYI
- a CDS encoding uncharacterized protein (ID:PFLUO_006585-T1.cds;~source:funannotate), whose protein sequence is MFEVGGLLSFCVAESNILQRRAADRYHLRMHRARSAVLTSDEMVEVRAAQRTFEGAYVRTALSQFSFALVVLKIFTAEFYSIGALFAIYGTGVLIIGLFRRSQGNRQFFSELGDDGIHRHKFRTSGNAVLVLTALSIAAYVCLIGLTVNLGK